The DNA sequence TACCACCCCTTATTTTTTTGCATGTATAGGGGTGGGAGTGCTCGAAATTGGATCCATTACCGTTCCCGTAATTTCTCAACTCCCCCATCCCGCCCCTTATTCTTTACCACCTCCTTAATGTTCCCGTGATTTCTCATCTTGCAGTGATATTCACCCCCTCCCCTCAAAATGATAGTTTCCAGTTTCTACGGCAAAATAAACCTTTTTGAGGATAATTTGAGTTTGATAGGGCTGTCTATCATCACAAAGCTGCTCGAAGTGGACGGCTCAACTAGAGAACAAGAGTTACAAACTCCCCAATAATTTACAAACACAAGCATGTTTCTAGAAATGTTTCTTGATTTTACAATTCCAAAGAAAGAACAACATAAAGGAAAGAAGAAGAACACACGCATTTGTTTTGATTCCCCAATCGTGAGAATCTCTATCAAACCCTCCAATGCTTCTACAAATGTACTCTTTTTTATTGACAGATTCTAGAAGATGTAGTATTATAAATGTGcaattttaaaaatttacaaaCGCAACGCCTCTCATCTATTTCTTACTATAAATCTAAATCTAATGTAAAATTTAGTTTTCATCTCTTCCTTTCAGTAATTGTGCTTTCATCTTTTTTGGCTCTCTTCCTCTCTCTATATAGGTAAatatgaaaaattatttatgCTCTCTTTTAATAGCAGCTTCCAGCAGTAGAAATTCTGTTGTACAGGTTCGTTctttataattaataatttatgaGATTCTTTGAGTGGTAAGAGCTTCAAGAGGTTCAATTTTCGTTTACCCCTATATTTGTTAAAACAGATACTCGTAGGTCATATTATCCTAATTAGTAAAAACAAACGTAGACgcatggtaaaacattttgtTGATCAGTTGTTAAAAAgtttgataaatttatatattaagATCGATTTGGTTTATGTCGAAAAAAGTTGTATACATAATAAATGAaactaatttttatattttattttatctatTAGATGTCATTGTTCAAATTACAGCTCTTGTTTATTTGTTTAACTTCTGtgttttattaataaatttttgTTCAAAAACTGAAATCATTAGTGTTAAGTAATCGATTGCTAAAAGATGGACTTGGTTACTTAACAATCAGAAAACTGCTCACTAGTCTTTCTTTACTATAAACATAATAACTacaaattttttataaaataactTATTGATAATAAAGTGGAACTGAATTAAGTTATAAATGTGCGAGAGAtgtattttatattaatattagagtaaagatAATCTCTACTCAAATTTAATAAACTTCGTATTTTCAACAATAACTTAGCTAATCGGATAAAAATTACTTAAAAATTGACGAGTATACTCAACTGACGAGTATAATAAGTAAATGATGTGATATGTATGTATTTTTTATTGGAACAgtaaaattaaaatgattttagagatgaTGAGGTGACAGATTATCACCTTGTAATTTGAAATGCACCAATAAAACTGTGTAAACGTTGCTGAACTGGTAAGCTGTCACTGGAATGTGTAGTAGCACTTGTATTTTTGGTGAATCTTGCATATATATTTATTCAATTTTTCTAGCGTGCGTCCATGGAACCTATACTTATTTGGTGTTAATTCATTGTTGGCAGGCTGCTGCAGCTTCCACAAGATTATCACAGGCCTGTGGTATTAAAATGGCTAGGCATATTGCTTCAGATTCTTCCATGCAGAAGGATATTCGTGATGGTGATGATGATCAGGGGTACACAATCTCTATATTTCGTTCAACTTTCATTACATTTTTCGTATAATTAGTTATGCAGTTGGTGCTTTACTAATAAATAGGCTCTTTCAATTGTGTCTCTTAACTACTTTAGTTTTTCAGTTTTTTTCAATTCATCCCGTTTGGGGTCGAAAATATAGTAGGCGAAGAGGGTAGGGATTATAAGTTACAATTTCTCTTTCCATCTGAGTATAACAAGTGAGAATTGCAGAAACATTGTTTACATGTTCAGAGTAAAAAAAGCCTAATAAATAGCTTGGTAACCTGTAATAAGGAGTTCGTTAAGTTGTAGGAACAAATGATAAATCAATGAAATCAGATGACAAAACGTTGTGGTTCCTTAAGATTTGATAACTTTGATGAATATCACTTTTTATGTGCAACCTAAAAAACAAAGATGGAGATGTTTTCAAGTCATTAATGATCGAGTTTTTGCATTTAAAATTCAACTAATTCTCATTATCCCTAGGGTGTTTAGTGTTTACCTATCCTTTTGCATTTATGCGATTAAAAGGGTGAGATTTTATTGTCCAAAAAAGTTGAAGTATGAAGGGTGACCAACAATTAGCACAAAAGCGGCTAAATACCTTAGCAATTGCCAATCTCACAGCTTGTAAACCCTTTCTGAAGCGCAGAATGTTTAAATCTTTATAGTCGATCATGCATCTGCCTAAAGTGTGATGTGCTTGAAAGTGATATTTGGGCCTACATATTACATATAATGTTTTACTAAATCCCCTGTAATCATCAGATATAAGGGACACGGTATGTTGGCGCCTTTTACTGCTGGGTGGCAAACGGATGAAAAACCTCTTGTGATAGCTAAATCTGAGGTAAGCTTGGTGTAATGTTTCGTTTACACATAGATGGTCTAATAAAAGAATCTATCGCTAAACAACCACTGTTTACATTGGCATGGTAAGTCCATTTACAGGTTTAACCATCAAATATTGGCTAAAACTTGTTTCACTTTTAAGTAAAATGACTGTTAACTGATTTTGTAGGGTTCCTATGTTTATGACACAAATGGGAAAAAGTATCTTGACTCTCTTGCTGGTCTATGGTGCACAGCCTTAGGTATCCAATTTATGTATCTACTCTTGGCCTCTCAAGTCCTTCTGGTGCTCTACTTTTCTTGATCCTGTTAATTTTCGGCATATACTTCTTCTGCTTAGATTTGGAACTTACACGTTCTATCCTTTAGAATTTACACATTTCTGCAACTATCATTTTCAGGAGGGAGTGAACCTCGCTTGGTTGATGCTGCAACAAAACAACTTAGCACCCTTCCATTTTATCATTCCTTTTGGAATCGTTCAACAAAACCGACATTGGTTTGCTTATTGATCCCTTGTAAAGCATGACTTGCAAGTTTCCATACCATGCTTTCTAACCGTAGTTAATTTTCTGTCCGAATTGTGCAGGATCTCGCAAAGGAGCTTCTGGAAATGTTTACTGCTACTAAGATGGCAAAAGTATTCTTCACAAATAGTGGTTCAGAAACCAATGATACCCAGGTGGTATTACAGCCTTATGAATTAATGTATTTTTTATATTAACAACTAGAATAACAACTTCCTAGATGGAAGTTTGCATTTCATTTATATTAATGAAATAGAAGCAATAACAAATAGAAAGCCATACACTGAAGACAGTGTTAGTAATTATTACGCAACAGTGTGGAATGCTAATAGTCTTTATAGACGGAAATCTATCGAAGAGGGAAAGATGACAGAATTGAGGCAGGTGGAATAAAAAGGAGAATAAATGAAGAATGTGTTTTTATTTAAACTCAACACCATGGATTTAAATTTAAAACCATGTCCTTTTTTTAAAAAGTTTCAAGCTTGAACCCTTTGAGAGAGAAGCTGTAATTTGAGCTTTAAAACTAAATTCTTACTGTAGGTGAAGCTAGTTTGGTATTATAACAATGCACGTGGAAGGCCAAACAAGAAAAAGTTTATTGCCCGATTAAATTCGTGAGTTTACTCTCAGCTTCTGGTGTTTCTTCAGTAAACATTTCCATGATTTTGTTCCTCATGTAGTCTTTAACTCTTAACAGGTATCATGGATCTACTGTCGTATCAGCTAGTCTTTCAGGGTAGAGTACTTACAAGTATTTTGTACTAGAATAATACTGGAATCGCGGAACACTTAACCACTGAGACACTTTCTTTTGACAGTCTTCCTCCACTCCATCAGAATTTTGATTTGCCATCCCCTTTTGTTTTGCACACCGATTGCCCCCATTATTGGAGATATCATCTATCAGGTAGATGACCTCTGCTTGATCTAGTTTTTGTTTACAGGATTCTTTTAGTCCATCTATAACTGTTATATTATTCATTATATCTAGGTGAGACAGAAGAAGATTTCTCAACAAGGTTAGCCAACAATTTGGAAGAGCTTATCCTAAAAGAAGGACCAGAGACGGTATCTATCCCCTGTTTAGATCATCATAATATAATACGAAGAATAAATATTTTTTGGCTGACTTCACTATCATTTCTGTTAGATTGCTGCCTTTATTGCAGAGCCGGTCATTGGGGCAGGAGGCGTGATTCCACCTCCAGCTACTTATTTTGATAAAGTTAGTTTATCTTTTGCTTTGATTCCAATGTTCAACCAGTCATTTATGCGTAATGAACTCATACAAGCATTTTATTTGTAATACCTTTGCAGATTCAAGCTATTGTCAAAAAATATGACATTCTCTTTATTGCTGATGAGGTACCATCAATTTTTCTGTCTGTATATACTTTACTAGTAAGGTAATGTTGTAAACATCTACCGTATTTGCATTCTAGGTGATTTGTGCATTTGGAAGACTAGGAACTATGTTTGGCTGTGATAAGTACAATATTAAGCCAGATCTCGTCTCTATTGCAAAGGTAAACTCCGATAGAAGATATCTACTTTGTCTTTGTTTTTGGCTTGTATCTCTAACTGAAAGCTCCAGGCTCTTACTTCCGGATACATACCAATTGGTGCTGTTTTGGTTAGCCCTGAAGTTGCGGATGTTATATACTCTGAAAGCAACAAACTGGGTATGATTATGAAACATTATGATAATGATCATGGTTTTCCTTCTATTCAATGGTTACTTAATATATTATTCCACCAGGTTCTTTCAATCACGGATTCACTACTTCCGGGCATCCAGTCGCCTGTGCTGTTGCACTGGAAACACTCAAGATCTACAAGTATGCTCTTGTAGAATCCGCTGGTTTGATTTAAACATTATGTTCACAGTTGAATAGCTTTGAAGGTGTAATAAATTCTTCATGACTAGAGCAACTAAGTGTGACAATACACTAATCTCTACTTTTAAGCCGTAAACTAACAAGTCTCTGGAGTTATTAATGGGACAGTGTTGTTATCACTGATCAAGTATCAGCTGAACTCAAATATTACAAAGCAATAATATTGTTCGTAAAATACATCTTCTTGGTATTCCACACTCAGCTAGACCCTTACATGGAAGTTCTTCCTCGCTTGCTCAACGTGGGACTTGAGTTAACACCCAACATTTCCCTTCTTAACTATGCCAGGATAAAAATTTAATCACAAAAACTGTAACATGCAGTACTTCTGCAGACATAAGTAACCAGTTAAGCGTGATTATGTTAAATAAGCCTTGGTAGTAAGGCTTATTTGAGTGCAGCTGGCCATACATATTTGTGACAAAGTGTTTAATCATATAGTACTTTGTTTTCAGGGAGAGAAATATTGTTGAGCAGGTTAAGAACTTAGCTCCGAAGTTTCAAGATGGTATAAGGGCCTTTTCCGACAGTGCAATTATTGGAGAGGTACACATGTTCATGCGTTTTATTAAAATTCAGATATCTAGTTGCTATTAAGTACTGCACATATTAATACAGGTTCAATACTAACAATCTTTATTTGCAGATTAGAGG is a window from the Apium graveolens cultivar Ventura chromosome 1, ASM990537v1, whole genome shotgun sequence genome containing:
- the LOC141660815 gene encoding gamma aminobutyrate transaminase 3, chloroplastic-like isoform X2 — protein: MARHIASDSSMQKDIRDGDDDQGYKGHGMLAPFTAGWQTDEKPLVIAKSEGSYVYDTNGKKYLDSLAGLWCTALGGSEPRLVDAATKQLSTLPFYHSFWNRSTKPTLDLAKELLEMFTATKMAKVFFTNSGSETNDTQVKLVWYYNNARGRPNKKKFIARLNSYHGSTVVSASLSGLPPLHQNFDLPSPFVLHTDCPHYWRYHLSGETEEDFSTRLANNLEELILKEGPETIAAFIAEPVIGAGGVIPPPATYFDKIQAIVKKYDILFIADEVICAFGRLGTMFGCDKYNIKPDLVSIAKALTSGYIPIGAVLVSPEVADVIYSESNKLGSFNHGFTTSGHPVACAVALETLKIYKERNIVEQVKNLAPKFQDGIRAFSDSAIIGEIRGTGLILVTEFTDNKSPTDLFPPEWGIGGYFGAQCEKLGMLVRVVFDHIIMSPPLIMTSSEVDELISKYGKALKATEERVKELKAKQK
- the LOC141660815 gene encoding vanillin aminotransferase-like isoform X1, producing MKNYLCSLLIAASSSRNSVVQAAAASTRLSQACGIKMARHIASDSSMQKDIRDGDDDQGYKGHGMLAPFTAGWQTDEKPLVIAKSEGSYVYDTNGKKYLDSLAGLWCTALGGSEPRLVDAATKQLSTLPFYHSFWNRSTKPTLDLAKELLEMFTATKMAKVFFTNSGSETNDTQVKLVWYYNNARGRPNKKKFIARLNSYHGSTVVSASLSGLPPLHQNFDLPSPFVLHTDCPHYWRYHLSGETEEDFSTRLANNLEELILKEGPETIAAFIAEPVIGAGGVIPPPATYFDKIQAIVKKYDILFIADEVICAFGRLGTMFGCDKYNIKPDLVSIAKALTSGYIPIGAVLVSPEVADVIYSESNKLGSFNHGFTTSGHPVACAVALETLKIYKERNIVEQVKNLAPKFQDGIRAFSDSAIIGEIRGTGLILVTEFTDNKSPTDLFPPEWGIGGYFGAQCEKLGMLVRVVFDHIIMSPPLIMTSSEVDELISKYGKALKATEERVKELKAKQK